From Rattus rattus isolate New Zealand chromosome 17, Rrattus_CSIRO_v1, whole genome shotgun sequence, the proteins below share one genomic window:
- the Dpep1 gene encoding dipeptidase 1, whose product MLIIWWFWSLLAICASDSFRNQAENIMRTTPVIDGHNDLPWQMLTLFNNQLRKSEANLSALAETHTNIPKLRAGFVGGQFWSAYMPCGTQNKDAVKRILEQIDVIHRMCQLYPETFECVTNSSDILPAFRRGKVASLIGVEGGHLIDSSLGVLRTLYHLGMRYLTLTHNCNTPWADNWLVDKGDDEAESQGLSPFGKLVLNEMNRLGVMIDLSHVSVATMKDALQLSKAPVIFSHSSAYSVCPHRRNVPDDVLQLVKSTNSLVMVNFYNQFVSCSDSATLSQVADHLDHIKTVAGAGAVGLGGDYDGVTNLPVGLEDVSKYPDLIAELLRRNWTETEVRGLLAENLLRVFSAVELVSNIMQVPEEETIPVEKLDGSCRTFYGHSRAPSIHLQIGALLASLASLVFSLHLL is encoded by the exons ATGTTGATCATCTGGTGGTTCTGGTCTCTGCTGGCCATCTGTGCTTCTGACTCCTTCCGGAACCAGGCGGAGAACATCATGAGAACCACACCGGTCATTGACGG gcacAACGACTTGCCTTGGCAAATGCTCACTCTGTTCAACAATCAGCTCCGGAAATCAGAGGCCAACCTGAGCGCGCTAGCGGAAACACACACCAACATCCCCAAGCTGAGGGCTGGCTTCGTGGGAGGCCAG TTCTGGTCCGCATACATGCCTTGCGGCACCCAAAACAAAGATGCCGTGAAAAGAATATTGGAACAGATTGATGTCATACACCGCATGTGCCAGCTCTATCCTGAGACCTTCGAATGTGTCACCAATAGTTCAG ACATCCTACCGGCGTTTCGGAGGGGGAAAGTGGCCAGTCTGATTGGCGTGGAAGGTGGCCACTTGATTGACAGCAGCCTGGGTGTTCTTCGGACACTCTACCATCTGGGCATGCGGTACCTGACCCTTACCCACAACTGCAACACACCCTG GGCCGACAATTGGCTAGTGGACAAAGGAGACGACGAGGCTGAGAGCCAAGGACTGTCGCCCTTTGGGAAG CTTGTGCTGAATGAGATGAACCGTCTGGGTGTCATGATTGACTTGTCCCACGTGTCTGTGGCCACCATGAAGGACGCTTTGCAGCTATCCAAGGCACCGGTAATCTTCAGCCACTCCTCTGCCTACAGCGTGTGTCCACACAGGCGGAATGTGCCTGACGATGTGCTGCAGCTGGTG AAGAGCACAAACAGTTTGGTGATGGTGAACTTCTATAACCAGTTCGTGTCCTGCTCAGACAGCGCCACCTTGTCCCAAGTGGCTG ACCACCTGGATCACATCAAGACGGTGGCAGGCGCAGGGGCTGTGGGCCTTGGAGGAGATTATGATGGTGTTACCAA CCTTCCTGTGGGACTGGAGGATGTCTCTAAGTACCCAGACCTGATAGCGGAGCTTCTCAGGAGGAACTGGACAGAGACCGAGGTCAGAGGGCTGCTGGCTGAAAACCTGCTTCGGGTCTTCTCTGCCGTGGAACTG GTAAGCAACATCATGCAAGTTCCTGAGGAAGAGACTATCCCCGTGGAGAAGCTGGATGGCTCCTGCAGGACATTCTATGGCCACTCAAGGGCCCCCAGCATCCACTTGCAGATAGGGGCCCTGTTGGCCTCTCTGGCTTCCCTGGTCTTCAGTCTGCATCTTCTGTGA
- the Chmp1a gene encoding charged multivesicular body protein 1a isoform X2 yields MDDTLFQLKFTAKQLEKLAKKAEKDSKAEQAKVKKALQQKNVECARVYAENAIRKKNEGVNWLRMASRVDAVASKVQTAVTMKGVTKNMAQVTKALDKALSAMDLQKVSAVMDRFEQQVQNLDVHTSVMEDSVSSATTLTTPQEQVDSLIVQIAEENGLEVLDQLSQLPEGASAVGESSVRSQEDQLSRRLAALRN; encoded by the exons ATACCCTGTTCCAGTTGAAG TTCACAGCAAAGCAGCTGGAGAAACTAgccaagaaggcagagaaggactCCAAGGCTGAGCAGGCCAAAGTGAAGAAG GCCCTTCAGCAGAAAAATGTGGAGTGTGCCCGTGTGTATGCTGAAAACGCCATCCGCAAGAAGAATGAAGGCGTAAACTGGCTCCGGATGGCATCCCGTGTGGACGCAGTGGCCTCCAAGGTGCAGACAGCTGTGACCATGAAGGGG GTGACCAAGAATATGGCTCAGGTGACCAAAGCTCTGGACAAGGCCCTGAGTGCCATGGACCTTCAGAAGGTGTCTGCAGTGATGGACAGGTTCGAGCAGCAGGTGCAGAACCTGGATGTGCACACATCG GTGATGGAGGATTCTGTGAGCTCTGCCACTACACTGACCACACCTCAGGAGCAGGTTGACAGCCTCATCGTTCAGATTGCTGAGGAGAATGGCCTGGAGGTCCTTGACCAACTCAGCCAGCTTCCGGAGGGAGCCTCTGCCGTGGGTGAAAGCTCTGTGCGCAGCCAAGAGGACCAGCTGTCTCGGAG GTTGGCTGCCCTGAGGAATTAG